One window from the genome of Pantoea vagans encodes:
- a CDS encoding VF530 family DNA-binding protein, translating into MNAHTSKDPLHGITLEMQINSLVAQYGWAELAKRININCFKSDPSVKSSLKFLRRTPWARAEVEALYLASLNAQPAAREEPAEEADRPPAEDPWGKWRGNTPE; encoded by the coding sequence ATGAACGCACACACCTCAAAAGATCCTCTGCATGGCATCACGCTGGAGATGCAGATAAACAGTTTAGTCGCGCAGTATGGCTGGGCAGAGCTGGCAAAACGGATCAACATTAACTGCTTTAAAAGCGATCCCAGCGTTAAATCGAGCCTGAAGTTTTTACGCCGTACGCCCTGGGCGCGTGCTGAAGTCGAAGCGCTCTATCTGGCTTCGTTAAATGCACAACCGGCAGCACGCGAAGAACCGGCTGAAGAAGCCGATCGGCCACCTGCTGAAGATCCGTGGGGCAAGTGGCGCGGCAACACGCCGGAGTAA